The DNA segment CTCCTCATAGCGGGGACACACAGCGGGTGCGGAAAGAGCACCGTCACCCTGGGAGTGATGGCTGCCCTGCGGGCCGGGGGCCTCACGGTGCAGGGCTTCAAGGCCGGCCCGGACTTCATAGACCCCGGCCTGCACACCCTGGTGACGGGGCGGCCCTCCCGGAACCTGGACCTTTGGATGTGCGGCGAGAAGTACGTCCGCCGGACGCTTGGGAGGCACGCCGCCGGGGCGGACGCCGTGGTGGTGGAGGGGGTGATGGGCCTTTATGACGGCGAGGAGAGGAGCACGGCGGCCCTGGCCCGGGCCATCGGGACGGAGGTGGTCCTGGTGGTGGACGCCTACGGGATGGCCGAGAGCGCCGGCGCCCTCGTGCGGGGATTTCACGGCCACGGCCTGCCCCTCCGGGGAGTCATATTCAACCGGGTGGGCTCCCCCCGCCATGAGGAGAGGCTCAGGTCGTCCGTGAAGGAGGTGGAGGTACTGGGCTCCCTTCCCCGGGAGGCCCGGTTCGCCATACCCGAGAGGCACCTGGGCCTGGTGGTGGCCGAGGAGAGGCCCCTTGACGAAGCGGCCCTCTCCTCCCTGGCCGGGGCCGTCTCCGACAACATAGATATGGCGAGGCTCGGGGAGCTGGCCCGCCCCGCTCCCTTGGATTATCCCACCAACGACAGCCGAGGCCCGTCCGTCCGGTTGGCGGTGGCCCGCGACAGGGCCTTCTGCTTCTATTACGAGGACAACTTGGACCTTCTCAGGGAGGCGGGGGCTGAGGTGGTCTTTTTCAGCCCGCTTCGGGATGCAGAGCTCCCGCCCTCCGCCGATGCCCTCTACCTGGGGGGCGGCTATCCCGAGGTGCACGCCGGGGAGCTTTCGGCCAACGAGCCCATGCGCCGGGCCATCCGCCGATGGGTGGAGGCGGGCAACCCCCTGTATGCCGAGTGCGGCGGCCTCCTGTACCTGGGGGAGGGCGTCGAGACGGCGGAGGGTTTTCATCCCCTGGCCGGAGCGCTCCCCCTTCGCTTCGCCATGAAGGAGCGGCGGGCGGCCCTGGGCTATAGGGAGCTTCGGGCGGAGGAGGACTGCATCCTCTGCAGGAGGAGCGAGAGGCTCCGGGGGCATGAGTTTCACTACAGCGAGGTCTTCCGGATCGGCAGGAAGCCGGGGGTTCGGTACAACGTTTTCGGGGAGCGCGGGGACGCGGTTGAGTCGGTCCTTTACAAGTGGACCCTGGCCCATTACACCCACGTGCACCTGGGCTCCAACCCCGGGGCGGCCCGGCATTTCATCTCTTTCCTAAAGGGGGCGGCATGGAAGGCATAATACTGGTGGGCCACGGAAGCCCGAAGAAGGACGCCAACAGGATGGAGCTGGTCGGCCGCCTGCTGCACAGCCGCCTGCATCCCGGCTGCGCCTCATCCGGATGCGTGCGGGTGGCCTACCTTCAGTACGACAGCCCCGGCCTCATGGAGGCCATCGAAAGCGCCGCCCGGGAGGGCATGAGACGGCTCGTCATCCATCCCTACTTCCTCTCAAGCGGGGTGCACGTCACTCGGGACATCCCCGGCATCATCGAGGAGGCCCGGGCGCTCTACCCCGACATGAGCTTCCTCTACACCGACCCGCTGGGCGTGGCCGAGGAGCTGGTGCACGTGGTGATGGGCCGTATAGAGGCCGCCAGGGGGCTTCCGCCCGGGGACATCGAGCCCCGGAGCTTCCAGGCCATCGAGCGCGAGGAGAGCCTGGAAGCACTGGCCCCGGAGGTGCGCCCCATCGTCCGGAGGGTCATCCATGCGACGGCGGACTTTCAGTTCCTCTCAGCCATGGCCTTTCACCCGGATGCCGTGCGGGCGGGGCTATCGGCCATCAGGGAGGGGAAGAACGTCCTTGCGGACGTGGAGATGGTGCGGGCGGGCCTCGATGAAAAGAGCCTTTCGCGCCGGGGCGGCAGGGTCCTCTGCCGGATAAGGGAGGCCTCTCGCCGCGACGGACAAACCCGGGCCGAGGCCGCCGTGGAAGAGGCCCTGGACGAGAGCGTGGGCATCGTGGCCGTAGGAAATGCTCCCACGGCCCTTCTGCGGATCATTCATCTCATCCGCTCGGGCCGGGCCCGGCCCGACCTGGTGGTGGGCGTGCCCGTGGGGTTCGTCCAGGCGGTGGAGGCGAAGGCCCTCCTGGCCGCCCAGGACTTTCCCTTCATCACCGCCCTGGGCAGGAAGGGCGGGAGCCCGGTGGCCGCGGCCATAGTGAACGCGCTTTTGAGGATGGTCGAAGGAGGTGACGGAAAAGCGGATTAGGAAAGGGTAAAGGAGATTGCGCTCAGAGGAATGGGAACGAGGAAAGGGGTGAGAACCCCCTGCTGTCCCGCAACTGTGATGGGAACGAAAGCCCTTTAAGCCACTGGCCGGAAGGCCGGGAAGGCGGCGAGTAGGAAGCCCAGAGCCAGGAGACCGCCCATTCCTGAAACCTCGACGGAAGGAGAAAATGATGAAGAAGATATTCATGACCGTCATGCTGCTGCTGTTGTGGCACGGGGTGGCCTTCGGGGCGCATCCCCTCATAACGGACGATACGGGCACACAGGGCGCGGGGAAGATGCAGATTGAAGTAAACGGCGAGTACGCAAGGGAGGGCGGAGATTCGGACGCGGAGGTCGGGGCCATCGTCTCCTTCGGACTCGGGGAGGACATGGACCTTGTGCTTTCGGCTCCGTATCAATTCCTGCGCTTCACCGGCGAGCAGGGCGGCAAGACGTCTGAAGAGGGCTTCTCCGATATCGGGGGCGAGCTGAAGTGGAGGTTTTATGAGAGGGGCTCCCTCGGTTTCGCGGTCAAGCCGGGTGTTACCATCCCCACGGGAGACGAGGAAAAGGGGCTCGGCGAGGGAGAGGCGAGTTACGGCCTCGTGCTGATTACGACGAAGACCTTCGGCTCCTCGGCCGTGGATGTGAACATAGGTTTCA comes from the Nitrospirota bacterium genome and includes:
- a CDS encoding cobyrinate a,c-diamide synthase: MALLIAGTHSGCGKSTVTLGVMAALRAGGLTVQGFKAGPDFIDPGLHTLVTGRPSRNLDLWMCGEKYVRRTLGRHAAGADAVVVEGVMGLYDGEERSTAALARAIGTEVVLVVDAYGMAESAGALVRGFHGHGLPLRGVIFNRVGSPRHEERLRSSVKEVEVLGSLPREARFAIPERHLGLVVAEERPLDEAALSSLAGAVSDNIDMARLGELARPAPLDYPTNDSRGPSVRLAVARDRAFCFYYEDNLDLLREAGAEVVFFSPLRDAELPPSADALYLGGGYPEVHAGELSANEPMRRAIRRWVEAGNPLYAECGGLLYLGEGVETAEGFHPLAGALPLRFAMKERRAALGYRELRAEEDCILCRRSERLRGHEFHYSEVFRIGRKPGVRYNVFGERGDAVESVLYKWTLAHYTHVHLGSNPGAARHFISFLKGAAWKA
- a CDS encoding precorrin-8X methylmutase yields the protein MEGIILVGHGSPKKDANRMELVGRLLHSRLHPGCASSGCVRVAYLQYDSPGLMEAIESAAREGMRRLVIHPYFLSSGVHVTRDIPGIIEEARALYPDMSFLYTDPLGVAEELVHVVMGRIEAARGLPPGDIEPRSFQAIEREESLEALAPEVRPIVRRVIHATADFQFLSAMAFHPDAVRAGLSAIREGKNVLADVEMVRAGLDEKSLSRRGGRVLCRIREASRRDGQTRAEAAVEEALDESVGIVAVGNAPTALLRIIHLIRSGRARPDLVVGVPVGFVQAVEAKALLAAQDFPFITALGRKGGSPVAAAIVNALLRMVEGGDGKAD